One genomic segment of Micromonospora sp. WMMC415 includes these proteins:
- a CDS encoding threonine/serine dehydratase gives MELVSLDDVQVAAADIAGVVLRTPLLRTWWDADLWLKPESLQPVGSFKLRGATHAVARLTAAERARGVVTHSSGNHGLALAYAARTADVPCRIVVPEGAPAVKVDRIRALGVEVITVPPPRRGPEAERIAAETGAVLVPPFDDRRIIAGQGTIGLEIVEDLPDVDVVLVPIGGGGLSSGIATAVTALRPAATVIGVEPDLAADTRDSLAAGSVVVWGEERTYRTMADGLRLPPSTLTLAHLRARLDGIVTVTEEEIRAAMGRLVRDARLVVEPSAAVAVAARLFHASELPGGRTVAVVTGGNVDPAVLASVLGC, from the coding sequence ATGGAGCTGGTGTCTCTCGACGACGTCCAGGTCGCCGCCGCGGACATCGCGGGCGTGGTCCTGCGTACCCCCTTGCTGCGGACCTGGTGGGACGCGGACCTGTGGTTGAAACCGGAGAGCCTGCAACCGGTGGGGTCGTTCAAGCTGCGGGGCGCGACGCACGCCGTCGCCCGACTGACCGCCGCCGAGCGGGCGCGCGGCGTCGTCACGCACTCGTCCGGCAACCACGGCCTGGCTCTGGCGTACGCGGCCCGCACCGCGGACGTACCCTGCCGGATCGTCGTCCCGGAGGGTGCCCCGGCGGTGAAGGTCGACCGGATCCGGGCGCTGGGCGTCGAGGTGATCACGGTGCCGCCGCCACGTCGAGGGCCGGAGGCGGAGCGGATCGCGGCGGAGACCGGGGCGGTGCTGGTGCCGCCGTTCGACGACCGGCGGATCATCGCCGGGCAGGGCACGATCGGCCTGGAGATCGTCGAGGACCTGCCCGACGTCGACGTGGTGCTGGTGCCGATCGGCGGGGGCGGGCTCTCGTCGGGCATCGCGACGGCGGTGACGGCGTTGCGTCCGGCAGCGACCGTGATCGGCGTCGAGCCGGACCTGGCCGCCGACACCCGCGACTCGCTGGCGGCCGGCTCGGTGGTGGTCTGGGGAGAGGAGCGCACCTACCGGACGATGGCCGACGGGCTGCGCCTACCGCCGTCCACGCTGACCCTCGCCCACCTGCGGGCCCGCCTCGACGGCATCGTCACCGTCACCGAGGAGGAGATCCGGGCGGCGATGGGCCGGCTCGTCCGGGACGCCCGGCTGGTGGTGGAGCCGAGCGCGGCGGTGGCGGTCGCGGCACGGCTGTTCCACGCCTCCGAGCTGCCGGGCGGACGTACGGTCGCCGTGGTGACCGGCGGCAACGTCGACCCTGCGGTGCTGGCGTCCGTGCTCGGGTGTTAG
- a CDS encoding fused response regulator/phosphatase, whose amino-acid sequence MDGGPATVLVVDDSRTKRYLLVSWLSRAGFTVLEAETGGEALARVEVDRIDLVVLDVRLPDLSGFEVCERIKADHPAIPVIHVSAHAVDVVDRAQGLTRGADAYLAEPIEPDELVATAHAVLRYYQARHRAELLAERLLGLADTTVAVHAAPNFARLLEEAAAGAAQIFRCPAAVIAETFDGDCLAGVAAGPSAGAGIVPWVVDDSGIPTGATVRVDDPARWGLVDWPAGDTVTVAAARLREDRAPLYVVVPTATQTARTPVLVQLAQAVAAAVEAQRSFDEEHRIAVTLQRSLLPRRIPEIAGLDLAVRYEPASAQTEVGGDFYELVMLDGHLLLAIGDVAGHSLHAATVMAELRHAVRAYAVEGHQPGEILHRVNELMRTLLPAELATICVLLLHPGTGHIRMATAGHLPPLLHADGRVEFVQQSAPLLGVRAQRPADLEFVLPHGATLVFYTDGLIERRDATIDDGLSALAAAATRIDDDLDRFCARLLVELAPPEIHDDVAVVALRRR is encoded by the coding sequence GTGGACGGCGGTCCCGCGACCGTCCTGGTGGTTGACGACAGTCGCACCAAGCGGTACCTGCTGGTGAGCTGGCTCTCCCGGGCCGGCTTCACGGTGCTGGAGGCGGAGACCGGTGGGGAGGCGCTGGCGCGGGTCGAAGTGGACCGGATCGACCTGGTGGTGCTCGACGTCCGCCTGCCCGACCTCAGCGGGTTCGAGGTATGCGAGCGAATCAAGGCGGACCATCCGGCCATACCGGTGATCCACGTGTCGGCTCACGCCGTGGACGTGGTGGACCGGGCGCAGGGGCTCACCCGGGGCGCGGACGCGTACCTGGCCGAGCCGATCGAGCCGGACGAACTGGTCGCCACCGCACATGCCGTTTTGCGTTACTACCAGGCCCGGCATCGGGCGGAACTGCTCGCCGAACGGCTGCTCGGGCTCGCCGACACCACGGTCGCGGTGCACGCCGCACCGAACTTCGCCCGGCTGCTGGAGGAGGCGGCCGCCGGTGCCGCGCAGATCTTCCGGTGCCCGGCCGCCGTGATCGCCGAGACCTTCGACGGCGACTGCCTGGCCGGCGTCGCCGCGGGGCCGAGCGCCGGGGCGGGCATCGTGCCGTGGGTCGTCGACGACTCGGGCATACCGACCGGAGCCACCGTCCGCGTGGACGACCCGGCCCGGTGGGGACTGGTCGACTGGCCGGCCGGCGACACGGTGACGGTGGCCGCCGCTCGGCTGCGCGAGGACCGGGCCCCGCTGTACGTGGTGGTGCCGACCGCCACGCAGACCGCCCGTACGCCGGTGCTGGTGCAGCTCGCCCAGGCCGTCGCGGCGGCGGTGGAGGCGCAGCGCTCCTTCGACGAGGAGCACCGCATCGCCGTCACCCTGCAGCGCAGCCTGCTGCCCCGCCGGATCCCGGAGATCGCCGGGCTCGACCTGGCCGTCCGCTACGAGCCGGCGAGCGCCCAGACCGAGGTGGGTGGGGACTTCTACGAGCTGGTGATGCTCGACGGCCACCTGCTGCTCGCCATCGGGGACGTGGCCGGGCACTCGCTGCACGCGGCGACCGTGATGGCCGAGCTGCGACATGCCGTACGCGCGTACGCGGTCGAGGGGCACCAGCCCGGCGAGATCCTGCACCGGGTGAACGAGCTGATGCGGACGCTGCTCCCGGCGGAGCTGGCGACGATCTGCGTCCTGCTGCTGCACCCCGGCACCGGCCACATCCGCATGGCCACCGCCGGCCATCTGCCGCCGCTGCTCCACGCGGACGGCCGGGTGGAGTTCGTGCAGCAGAGCGCCCCGCTGCTCGGGGTCCGCGCCCAGCGGCCCGCGGACCTGGAGTTCGTGCTGCCGCACGGCGCCACCCTGGTCTTCTACACCGACGGCCTCATCGAGCGGCGGGACGCCACCATCGACGACGGGCTGAGCGCCCTGGCGGCCGCCGCCACCCGGATCGACGACGACCTGGACCGCTTCTGCGCGCGGCTGCTCGTGGAGTTGGCCCCGCCCGAGATCCACGACGACGTGGCCGTGGTGGCCCTCCGCCGCCGCTGA
- a CDS encoding sensor histidine kinase, with protein sequence MTAPLLQMGLRVEHDIFVVRQRGREVAAAVGLEHQDQVRVATALSEVARDLLRAVGGADVTFSAVPDAVDGVHHLRIDLAPVGRLPGGRYEPQSGTVARLVDTLDVVAREGDTVVRMSRRVPVAAAALTPERLAELRAALAVSAPGSALDELAAQNEQLIAALDEVRTQRDELAVLNEELAETNRGVMALYNQLTEELEETNRGVVALYGELDEKSAQLRAASESKSRFLANVSHELRAPVTAIIGLARLLADSASDPLTAEQARQVGLIRSSAADLLALVNELLDLAKAESGRIEPDWAEVDLRPIFGQLRGTLRALATRPGVELVVEEPPAPATLRSDAVLLAQVLRNLLHNGLKFTERGEVRLRARRADDRWLLQVSDTGLGIAPELHDRIFEEFYQVPGATRVGGTGLGLPYARRLVTLLGGELEVTSTPGVGSTFTVSLPVGGV encoded by the coding sequence GTGACCGCGCCGCTGCTGCAGATGGGGCTGCGCGTCGAGCACGACATCTTCGTCGTCCGGCAGCGGGGCCGGGAGGTCGCGGCGGCCGTCGGCCTGGAGCACCAGGACCAGGTACGCGTCGCCACCGCGCTCAGCGAGGTTGCCCGTGACCTGCTGCGGGCCGTCGGCGGGGCGGACGTGACGTTCTCCGCTGTTCCCGACGCCGTTGACGGTGTGCACCACCTCAGGATCGACCTCGCCCCGGTCGGGCGGCTCCCCGGTGGCCGGTACGAGCCGCAGTCGGGCACCGTGGCGCGTCTGGTGGACACGCTGGACGTGGTGGCCCGGGAGGGGGATACGGTCGTGAGGATGTCCCGACGTGTCCCCGTCGCCGCCGCGGCGCTGACCCCCGAGCGCCTCGCCGAGCTGCGCGCCGCACTCGCGGTCAGCGCGCCCGGCAGTGCCCTGGACGAGTTGGCCGCGCAGAACGAGCAGCTCATCGCCGCGCTCGACGAGGTACGCACGCAGCGCGACGAGCTCGCTGTGCTCAACGAGGAACTGGCTGAGACCAACCGCGGGGTGATGGCGCTCTACAACCAGCTCACGGAGGAGCTGGAGGAGACCAACCGGGGCGTGGTGGCCCTCTACGGTGAACTGGACGAGAAGTCGGCCCAGCTGCGCGCGGCGAGCGAGTCGAAGAGCCGGTTCCTCGCCAACGTCAGCCACGAGCTGCGGGCGCCGGTCACCGCGATCATCGGGCTCGCCCGGCTGCTGGCCGACTCCGCCTCCGACCCGCTGACCGCCGAGCAGGCCCGGCAGGTCGGGCTGATCCGCTCGTCCGCGGCCGACCTGCTGGCTCTGGTCAACGAGCTGCTGGACCTGGCCAAGGCCGAGTCCGGGCGGATCGAGCCGGACTGGGCGGAGGTGGACCTGCGGCCGATCTTCGGTCAACTGCGCGGCACGTTGCGGGCGCTCGCCACCCGCCCGGGAGTCGAGCTCGTGGTGGAGGAGCCTCCCGCCCCGGCCACCCTGCGTTCCGACGCGGTGCTGCTCGCTCAGGTGCTGCGCAACCTGCTGCACAACGGGCTCAAGTTCACCGAGCGCGGCGAGGTGCGGCTGCGCGCCCGGCGCGCCGACGACCGCTGGCTGCTCCAGGTGTCGGACACCGGCCTGGGTATCGCCCCGGAGCTGCACGACCGGATCTTCGAGGAGTTCTACCAGGTCCCCGGCGCCACCCGGGTCGGTGGCACCGGCCTCGGCCTGCCGTACGCGCGGCGCCTGGTCACGCTGCTCGGCGGCGAGCTGGAGGTGACCAGCACGCCCGGCGTGGGCAGCACCTTCACCGTCTCCCTGCCCGTGGGCGGAGTCTGA
- a CDS encoding AraC family transcriptional regulator: MRQRPRGDDRGILDPARLRRAVGFRRRLPAPVLRRWVEHYWLIDWDLTEPFAQQIVPHPAVNVVFRRDGDGPETGEVAGVGRELFTVTLVGSGRVSGVQFRPGGFHPFWRGSVAELTGGRWPFPTLADRWPPAAALVSAGAGPSHAGRCGGTDAERCRTLDALLTGWAPEPDPVNDEVIDLVESIRGDRTVVRVDDVARRHGTSVRRLQRLFLAHVGVGPKWVIRRYRLQEAIEQAAGGPLDWARLAADLGYSDQSHLVREFSAVTGRTPAGYARSLT; encoded by the coding sequence ATGCGACAGCGGCCGCGCGGGGACGACCGGGGCATCCTCGACCCGGCGCGGCTGCGCCGGGCGGTCGGCTTCCGCCGACGTCTGCCCGCCCCGGTGCTGCGTCGCTGGGTGGAGCACTACTGGCTCATCGACTGGGACCTGACCGAGCCGTTCGCCCAGCAGATCGTGCCGCATCCCGCCGTGAACGTGGTGTTCCGCCGCGACGGCGACGGCCCGGAGACCGGCGAGGTCGCCGGGGTGGGGCGGGAACTCTTCACGGTCACCCTCGTCGGCAGCGGGCGGGTCAGCGGGGTGCAGTTCCGGCCCGGCGGCTTCCATCCGTTCTGGCGCGGATCCGTGGCCGAGCTGACCGGCGGTCGCTGGCCGTTTCCCACGCTGGCCGACCGCTGGCCGCCGGCAGCCGCCCTGGTGAGCGCCGGCGCCGGCCCGTCCCACGCCGGCCGCTGCGGGGGTACGGACGCCGAGCGCTGCCGCACGCTGGACGCTCTGCTCACCGGCTGGGCGCCCGAGCCGGACCCGGTCAACGACGAGGTGATCGACCTGGTGGAATCGATCCGCGGCGACCGTACGGTGGTCCGGGTCGACGACGTCGCCCGCCGCCACGGCACCTCGGTCCGCCGCCTGCAACGGCTGTTCCTGGCGCACGTGGGCGTCGGCCCGAAGTGGGTGATCCGCCGCTACCGCCTCCAGGAGGCCATCGAGCAGGCGGCCGGCGGCCCTCTCGACTGGGCGCGTCTCGCCGCCGACCTCGGCTACAGCGACCAGTCCCACCTGGTCCGCGAGTTCAGCGCGGTCACCGGCCGCACCCCGGCCGGGTACGCCCGCTCGCTCACCTGA
- a CDS encoding FtsX-like permease family protein, with translation MRPGAALRLALAGTRTDAARVALTALSALLATLAGLAALTVLAIPTPSHRSTGPGTDWSEQVSNNWSEQYSNALLREPGLRGGTAFALLLLTIPVLALAGQCARLGAPARDRRLAAVRLAGATPGQVTGLAVLETGLASLLGTVVGLAVYLGGRELLHRPDGRGQLALPTDVLPPAGAVAAVVLGLPVVAALATALMLRRVTTTPFGVVRRVRARGPRPWPGLLILAGLAAFSAIRPLGLWYDRRSSEPPDWLLPGLLVTGGLAAMIGVVTGAGWISYTVGRILHRWARRPATLLAARRLTADPWAGSRTFAALLAAVLLGAGAAGLRAHFEAALVLTRRVGGGMRDDPFYLDTMDLVDLTVAVAMLIAAGGLVVAVVEGVTARRRAYAALVATGVPRSTLGRAIGWQALAPAVPAIAVALTVGLLLARGLFGTPSGGGYEQTVCDAGPPCDDPATRAAYTRTEWVPEVTVPPAVPLEQLAALGGGALAAVLMTVAAGVLLLRTSTVVEELRTT, from the coding sequence GTGAGGCCGGGCGCCGCGCTGCGTCTGGCCCTCGCGGGCACCCGCACCGACGCGGCGCGGGTGGCGCTGACCGCGCTCAGCGCCCTGCTGGCCACCCTCGCCGGGCTGGCCGCGTTGACCGTCCTCGCCATCCCGACCCCGTCGCACAGGTCGACCGGGCCGGGCACCGACTGGTCCGAGCAGGTCAGCAACAACTGGTCCGAGCAGTACAGCAACGCGCTGCTCCGGGAACCCGGCCTGCGCGGCGGTACGGCGTTCGCGCTGCTGCTGCTCACGATCCCGGTGCTGGCGCTGGCCGGCCAGTGCGCCCGACTCGGTGCGCCGGCCCGGGACCGGCGGCTCGCCGCCGTCCGGTTGGCCGGTGCCACGCCGGGCCAGGTGACCGGCCTCGCGGTGCTGGAGACCGGCCTGGCCAGCCTTCTCGGCACCGTGGTGGGGCTCGCGGTGTACCTGGGCGGCCGGGAGTTGCTGCACCGGCCCGACGGGCGGGGCCAACTCGCCCTGCCCACCGACGTACTGCCCCCGGCCGGCGCCGTGGCCGCCGTCGTGCTCGGGCTTCCGGTGGTCGCGGCCCTGGCCACCGCACTGATGCTGCGCCGGGTCACCACCACGCCGTTCGGGGTGGTGCGCCGGGTACGGGCCCGGGGACCGCGACCGTGGCCCGGCCTGCTGATCCTGGCCGGGCTCGCGGCGTTCAGCGCGATCCGGCCGCTGGGCCTCTGGTACGACCGGCGGTCGAGCGAACCGCCGGACTGGCTGCTGCCGGGCCTGCTGGTCACCGGTGGACTGGCCGCGATGATCGGCGTGGTGACCGGAGCCGGCTGGATCTCGTACACGGTCGGCCGGATCCTGCACCGGTGGGCGCGCCGCCCGGCCACGCTGCTGGCCGCCCGTCGCCTCACCGCCGACCCGTGGGCCGGCAGCCGCACCTTCGCCGCGCTGCTGGCGGCGGTGCTCCTCGGCGCCGGGGCCGCCGGGCTGCGAGCGCACTTCGAGGCCGCGCTCGTCCTCACCCGTCGGGTCGGCGGCGGTATGCGGGACGACCCCTTCTACCTCGACACGATGGACCTGGTGGACCTGACTGTCGCCGTGGCGATGCTGATCGCCGCCGGTGGGCTGGTGGTGGCCGTCGTCGAGGGTGTCACCGCCCGACGCCGGGCGTACGCGGCGCTGGTCGCCACCGGGGTGCCGCGCTCGACGCTGGGCCGGGCCATCGGCTGGCAGGCGCTCGCACCGGCCGTGCCCGCGATCGCCGTCGCACTCACCGTCGGGCTGCTGCTCGCCCGTGGCCTGTTCGGCACTCCGTCCGGCGGCGGTTACGAGCAGACGGTCTGCGACGCCGGGCCGCCGTGCGACGATCCCGCCACCCGGGCGGCGTACACCCGTACCGAGTGGGTGCCGGAGGTGACCGTGCCGCCCGCCGTACCGCTGGAGCAGCTCGCGGCGCTCGGCGGCGGCGCCCTGGCCGCGGTGCTGATGACGGTCGCGGCCGGCGTCCTCCTCCTGCGCACCAGCACGGTGGTCGAGGAGCTGCGGACGACCTGA
- a CDS encoding TIGR03086 family metal-binding protein, which yields MATHTSDLLAAATPRTVAVVRGIADDQLDLSTPCAEFTVRDLLNHLFEVVVNFQELAARRPATWADKPDHLSDGWRNRFETETRRLIDAWSDPASVSGVSPGMGLPQETVGGMVLLDLTVHGWDLAVATGQPYEPAPEAVGALHELVEQLGPLPRKMGVFAEAVSTAPGVPDAHRLLAATGRDPAWTGTAR from the coding sequence ATGGCCACACACACTAGCGACCTCCTGGCGGCCGCCACCCCCCGAACCGTCGCCGTGGTGCGCGGCATCGCCGACGACCAGCTCGACCTGTCCACGCCGTGCGCGGAGTTCACGGTGCGCGACCTGCTGAACCACCTCTTCGAGGTGGTGGTGAACTTCCAGGAGCTGGCGGCCAGGCGCCCCGCTACGTGGGCCGACAAGCCCGACCACCTCAGCGACGGATGGCGAAACCGGTTCGAGACCGAGACGCGACGGTTGATCGACGCCTGGTCCGACCCGGCCAGCGTGTCGGGTGTGTCGCCGGGCATGGGGCTGCCGCAGGAGACGGTCGGCGGCATGGTGCTGCTGGACCTGACCGTGCACGGGTGGGACCTGGCCGTCGCGACGGGCCAGCCGTACGAGCCGGCGCCCGAGGCGGTGGGTGCCCTGCACGAGCTGGTCGAGCAGCTCGGCCCGCTACCCCGGAAGATGGGCGTCTTCGCGGAGGCCGTGTCCACCGCGCCCGGCGTGCCCGACGCGCACCGGCTCCTCGCCGCCACCGGCCGCGATCCCGCCTGGACGGGCACCGCCCGCTGA
- a CDS encoding bifunctional polysaccharide deacetylase/glycosyltransferase family 2 protein codes for MARHIARRDPRAHWFLLLLGVLLLLAALTLNALVTGLAGGSGPAGDGHDVAAPGVPKEVTTGGPVLRLDRDEPVTRAMPDRTVALTFDDGPDPRWTPQVLDVLRRHDAKATFFVVGARVNEHPDLVRRMLAEGHEIGSHTFTHAHLGAASTWRRDLELSLTRKAIAGATGREVTLLRPPFSSGPGELTGPEYDALLAAAGTGHVAVLADRDTKDWQRPGVPAIIEAATPQRGRGAVVLMHDGGGDRSETVAALERLLPDLTKQGYRFTTVSDGIEAPASMVPTSLDNRVSGTALRWTQTGARWAAGAMEALLAVALVLGLARLAVQVVCAQRHVRRVRRPARGRYAVTEPVSVIVPAYNEAANIAATVRSLVASAYPALEVIVVDDGSSDGTAEIVERMRLRGVRVVRQANAGKPAALNTGIRAARANLLVLVDGDTVFQPDTVYRLVQGFADPTVGAISGNTKVANRRRLLGRWQHLEYVIGFNLDRRMYDVLECMPTIPGAIGAFRREVLLAVGGVPADTLAEDTDLTMKVLRAGWRVVYEEAAIAWTEAPSTLRQLWRQRYRWCYGTMQAMWKHRHALRESGAGGRLGRRGLPYLTVFQIVLPLAAPAVDVYAIYGLLFLPWTTLVLAWAGLLLLQAATAGYALRLDRERLGPLWSLPFQQVVYRQVMYLVVVQSVVTALIGNRLRWQRMVRTGDAAALLRV; via the coding sequence GTGGCCCGGCACATTGCCCGCCGGGACCCGCGGGCGCACTGGTTCCTGCTCCTGCTCGGTGTGCTGCTGCTGCTCGCGGCACTCACCCTCAACGCGTTGGTCACCGGCCTGGCCGGTGGGTCCGGGCCGGCAGGTGACGGCCACGACGTCGCCGCGCCGGGTGTCCCGAAGGAGGTGACGACCGGCGGGCCGGTGCTGCGGTTGGATCGGGACGAGCCGGTGACCCGCGCGATGCCGGACCGTACCGTCGCGCTGACCTTCGACGACGGGCCCGATCCGCGCTGGACGCCGCAGGTGCTGGACGTGCTGCGCCGGCACGACGCGAAGGCGACCTTCTTCGTGGTCGGCGCCCGGGTCAACGAGCACCCCGATCTCGTCCGGCGGATGCTCGCCGAAGGGCACGAGATCGGCTCGCACACCTTCACCCACGCGCACCTGGGCGCCGCGTCGACCTGGCGCCGCGACCTGGAACTCTCCCTCACCCGCAAGGCGATCGCCGGCGCGACCGGTCGCGAGGTCACCCTGCTGCGCCCGCCGTTCTCCTCCGGGCCCGGGGAGCTGACCGGCCCGGAGTACGACGCGCTGCTCGCCGCCGCCGGCACCGGCCACGTCGCGGTCCTCGCCGACCGGGACACCAAGGACTGGCAGCGCCCGGGAGTCCCGGCGATCATCGAGGCGGCGACGCCGCAGCGGGGCCGCGGCGCGGTCGTCCTGATGCACGACGGCGGCGGGGACCGGTCGGAGACCGTCGCCGCACTGGAACGGCTGCTGCCCGACCTCACGAAACAGGGCTACCGGTTCACCACCGTCTCCGACGGGATCGAGGCGCCCGCCTCGATGGTGCCGACGAGCCTCGACAACCGGGTGAGCGGTACGGCGCTGCGGTGGACACAGACCGGTGCCCGCTGGGCGGCCGGCGCGATGGAAGCGCTGCTCGCCGTCGCGTTGGTGCTCGGACTGGCCCGGCTCGCCGTCCAGGTGGTCTGCGCGCAGCGCCACGTACGGCGGGTCCGCCGGCCGGCCCGCGGCCGGTACGCGGTCACCGAGCCGGTCTCGGTGATCGTGCCCGCGTACAACGAGGCGGCGAACATCGCGGCGACGGTGCGCTCCCTGGTCGCCAGCGCGTACCCGGCGCTGGAGGTGATCGTCGTGGACGACGGGTCCAGTGACGGCACCGCCGAGATCGTCGAACGGATGCGGCTGCGCGGCGTCCGGGTGGTCCGGCAGGCCAACGCCGGCAAGCCGGCCGCGCTGAACACCGGCATCCGGGCCGCCCGGGCGAACCTGCTGGTCCTCGTCGACGGGGACACCGTGTTCCAGCCGGACACCGTGTACCGGCTGGTGCAGGGCTTCGCCGACCCGACGGTCGGGGCGATCTCCGGCAACACGAAGGTCGCCAACCGGCGGCGGCTGCTCGGGCGCTGGCAGCACCTGGAGTACGTGATCGGCTTCAACCTCGACCGCCGGATGTACGACGTGCTGGAGTGCATGCCGACGATCCCGGGCGCGATCGGCGCGTTCCGCCGTGAGGTGCTGCTCGCCGTGGGTGGCGTCCCCGCCGACACGCTCGCCGAGGACACCGACCTGACCATGAAGGTGCTCCGGGCCGGCTGGCGGGTCGTCTACGAGGAGGCGGCCATCGCCTGGACCGAGGCGCCGTCGACGCTGCGCCAACTGTGGCGCCAGCGCTACCGCTGGTGCTACGGCACGATGCAGGCGATGTGGAAGCACCGGCACGCCCTGCGCGAGTCGGGTGCCGGCGGCCGGCTGGGCCGGCGTGGCCTGCCGTACCTGACCGTGTTCCAGATCGTGCTGCCGCTGGCCGCGCCGGCCGTGGACGTCTACGCGATCTACGGGCTGCTGTTCCTGCCGTGGACGACGCTCGTGCTGGCCTGGGCCGGGCTGCTCCTGCTCCAGGCGGCGACCGCCGGGTACGCCCTGCGGTTGGACCGGGAACGCCTCGGGCCGCTGTGGAGCCTGCCGTTCCAGCAGGTCGTCTACCGGCAGGTGATGTATCTGGTCGTGGTGCAGTCGGTGGTCACCGCGCTGATCGGGAACCGGCTGCGCTGGCAGCGCATGGTCCGTACCGGCGACGCCGCCGCGCTCCTGCGCGTGTAA
- a CDS encoding ABC transporter ATP-binding protein produces the protein MTQLQARGVVKAYGPTPALRGVTVDLAEGEIVAVTGPSGGGKSTLLHCLAGILRPDVGEVTWRGHRIDTWSEAARSRLRRTEFGVLFQFGQLVAELTAAENVALPLLLAGAGRREARTAALTWLERLGVAELADTRPGEMSGGQQQRCATARALVTEPRVLFADEPTGALDTLTGEQVLTQLVRLAREQGTAVVLVTHEPRVAAYADREIVLRDGLVDHTGLGLDAPLLGERR, from the coding sequence GTGACGCAACTTCAGGCTCGCGGTGTGGTCAAGGCGTACGGGCCCACACCCGCGCTGCGCGGGGTCACGGTCGACCTCGCGGAGGGGGAGATCGTCGCGGTGACGGGGCCGAGCGGCGGCGGGAAGTCGACGTTGCTGCACTGCCTGGCCGGCATCCTGCGCCCGGACGTGGGCGAGGTGACATGGCGCGGCCACCGAATCGACACCTGGTCCGAGGCGGCCCGGTCCCGGCTGCGGCGGACCGAGTTCGGCGTGCTGTTCCAGTTCGGTCAGCTCGTCGCCGAGTTGACCGCGGCGGAGAACGTCGCCCTGCCCCTGCTCCTCGCCGGCGCGGGGCGGCGAGAGGCGCGGACGGCGGCGCTGACCTGGCTGGAGCGCCTCGGGGTGGCGGAACTCGCCGATACCCGGCCGGGCGAGATGTCGGGCGGCCAGCAGCAGCGCTGCGCCACCGCCCGCGCCCTGGTCACCGAGCCCCGGGTGCTCTTCGCCGACGAGCCGACGGGGGCGCTGGACACGCTCACCGGCGAGCAGGTGCTGACGCAGCTCGTGCGGCTCGCCCGCGAGCAGGGCACCGCGGTCGTGCTGGTGACGCACGAGCCGCGCGTCGCCGCGTACGCCGACCGGGAGATCGTTCTCCGCGACGGCCTCGTGGACCACACCGGCCTGGGCCTCGACGCGCCGCTGCTCGGGGAGCGGCGGTGA
- a CDS encoding PadR family transcriptional regulator produces the protein MSTPHVLLGLLATGTRHGYELKRAHDERLPRARPLGFGQVYATLGRLQRDGLVTAAGQERDGGPDRTTYALTGAGRAALDRWLGEVEPPMPYVASTLFAKVTVALLVADVDRARAWLIAQRRAHTDRLRELTAAKSAPTATLDDVVALDFAIAHLDADLRWLHTTLDRVADWHREVHS, from the coding sequence GTGTCCACACCGCACGTCCTCCTCGGGCTGCTCGCCACCGGCACCAGGCACGGTTACGAGCTGAAACGCGCCCACGACGAGCGGTTGCCCCGCGCCCGGCCGCTGGGCTTCGGCCAGGTCTACGCCACCCTCGGCCGGCTGCAGCGCGACGGCCTGGTCACGGCCGCCGGGCAGGAACGCGACGGCGGTCCGGACCGCACGACGTACGCGCTCACCGGTGCGGGTCGCGCCGCGCTGGACCGCTGGCTCGGTGAGGTCGAGCCACCGATGCCGTACGTGGCCAGCACGCTCTTCGCGAAGGTCACCGTGGCGCTGCTGGTGGCCGACGTGGACCGGGCCCGGGCGTGGCTGATCGCCCAGCGGCGGGCCCACACCGATCGGCTGCGCGAGCTGACCGCCGCCAAGTCGGCGCCCACCGCCACCCTCGACGACGTCGTCGCCCTCGACTTCGCCATCGCCCACCTCGACGCCGACCTGCGGTGGTTGCACACCACCCTGGACCGGGTCGCCGACTGGCACCGGGAGGTGCACTCGTGA